One Mycolicibacterium goodii genomic region harbors:
- a CDS encoding acyl-CoA dehydrogenase family protein produces MDFSTPEAAADLGGLVRTITESVCTPEHQRRLDGLPERFDRDLWAKLVEADVLSAAAAEPVGGGGFGVLEQNAVLTALGRQLAAVPYLESVVTAAGAIAQFGSETQRTEWGTPAVAGDEILTIALDGEMGQGPVQAQADGDGYRLTGTRTQVGYGPVADAYLVAAETGSDVRVFIVAANDSGVNVTSLDTTGKGSVAHLELQDVAVGADRVLGGAQVAEWLTTRATLGRTAYQLGVLERALELTASYAREREQFDRPIGSFQAVSSRLADGYIDVKGLRLTLTQAAWRLSEDLPADIDVASAAFWAAEAGHRVAHTAVHVHGGVGIDMDHPVHRYFLAAKQSEFALSGATGQLLRIGRELADTPV; encoded by the coding sequence ATGGACTTTTCAACACCGGAAGCGGCCGCCGACCTGGGCGGACTGGTGCGCACGATCACCGAGTCGGTGTGTACGCCCGAACACCAGCGCCGACTCGACGGCCTCCCCGAGCGGTTCGACCGCGACCTGTGGGCCAAGCTCGTCGAGGCCGACGTGCTCTCGGCCGCCGCGGCGGAGCCGGTGGGCGGCGGCGGGTTCGGCGTGCTGGAGCAGAACGCGGTGCTGACGGCTCTGGGGCGCCAACTGGCCGCCGTGCCGTACCTGGAGTCGGTCGTGACCGCCGCGGGCGCGATCGCCCAGTTCGGTTCCGAAACGCAGCGCACCGAGTGGGGCACCCCCGCCGTCGCGGGCGACGAGATCCTCACGATCGCACTCGACGGCGAGATGGGTCAGGGCCCGGTGCAGGCGCAGGCCGACGGTGACGGATACCGACTGACCGGCACCCGCACGCAGGTGGGCTACGGCCCGGTCGCCGACGCATACCTGGTGGCGGCCGAGACCGGTTCGGATGTGCGCGTCTTCATCGTCGCCGCGAACGACTCCGGTGTGAACGTCACGTCGCTCGACACCACCGGGAAGGGCAGCGTCGCGCATCTGGAACTGCAGGACGTCGCCGTCGGCGCCGACCGCGTGCTCGGCGGCGCACAGGTCGCCGAGTGGTTGACCACGCGGGCGACCCTGGGCCGCACCGCATACCAGTTGGGTGTGCTCGAACGCGCGCTGGAACTGACCGCGTCGTATGCGCGTGAACGCGAGCAGTTCGACCGCCCGATCGGCAGCTTCCAGGCAGTGTCGTCTCGATTGGCCGATGGCTACATCGACGTCAAGGGTCTGCGGCTCACGCTCACCCAGGCGGCATGGCGGCTGTCGGAGGATCTGCCTGCCGACATCGACGTCGCGAGCGCGGCATTCTGGGCCGCCGAAGCCGGGCATCGGGTGGCGCACACGGCGGTTCACGTCCACGGCGGTGTCGGCATCGACATGGACCATCCGGTCCACCGCTACTTCCTGGCCGCCAAGCAGTCCGAGTTCGCCCTCTCCGGCGCGACCGGACAGCTGCTGCGCATCGGTCGCGAGCTGGCCGATACGCCCGTCTAG
- a CDS encoding 3-oxoacyl-ACP reductase produces the protein MTNDSHSADQRAAEGAHEAADLDLSGKVAVVTGAAAGLGRAEAIGLAKAGATVVVNDIAGALEGSDVLDEIAAAGSKGVAVAGDISQRSTADELVETAEGLGGLGIVVNNAGITRDRILFNMSDEEWDAVIAVHLRGHFLLTRNAAAYWRSKAKAGDGTVYGRVINTSSEAGLSGPVGQPNYGAAKAGITALTLSAARALERFGVRANAIAPRARTAMTAGVFGDAPELAEGQMDPLSTDHVVTLVQFLAAPASEGVNGQLFIVYGPSVTLVAAPTAEMQFVADADAWAPADLSVTLRDYFADRDPERGFSATALMQSRD, from the coding sequence ATGACCAACGACAGCCACAGTGCCGACCAGCGGGCCGCCGAAGGCGCCCACGAGGCCGCAGATCTCGATCTGTCCGGAAAGGTCGCCGTCGTCACCGGCGCCGCAGCGGGCCTCGGCCGGGCCGAGGCGATCGGGCTGGCCAAGGCCGGCGCCACGGTCGTGGTCAACGACATCGCGGGCGCGCTCGAGGGGTCCGACGTTCTCGACGAGATCGCAGCGGCCGGCTCCAAGGGTGTGGCCGTGGCGGGCGACATCAGTCAGCGGTCCACCGCCGACGAGCTCGTCGAGACCGCCGAGGGGCTCGGCGGCCTGGGCATCGTCGTCAACAATGCCGGCATCACGCGTGACCGCATCCTGTTCAACATGAGCGACGAGGAGTGGGACGCGGTCATCGCGGTCCACCTGCGCGGGCACTTCCTGCTGACCCGCAACGCCGCCGCCTACTGGCGGAGCAAGGCCAAGGCGGGCGACGGGACGGTCTACGGCCGCGTCATCAACACGTCGTCGGAGGCCGGGCTGTCCGGTCCGGTCGGTCAGCCCAACTACGGCGCGGCCAAGGCCGGTATCACCGCGCTCACGCTGTCGGCGGCCAGGGCGCTGGAGCGCTTCGGCGTCCGGGCCAACGCGATCGCGCCGCGGGCGCGCACCGCGATGACCGCGGGGGTGTTCGGCGATGCGCCCGAGCTGGCCGAGGGGCAGATGGACCCACTGTCGACCGATCATGTCGTGACACTCGTGCAGTTCCTGGCGGCACCGGCCTCAGAAGGTGTGAACGGTCAGCTGTTCATCGTTTATGGTCCATCTGTCACCTTGGTCGCGGCGCCCACCGCGGAGATGCAGTTCGTCGCCGACGCCGACGCGTGGGCTCCGGCAGACCTCAGCGTGACGCTGCGGGACTACTTTGCTGATCGGGATCCGGAGCGTGGGTTCTCGGCGACTGCACTGATGCAGTCGCGAGACTGA
- a CDS encoding MlaE family ABC transporter permease, with product MSYDATLRFRRLFRGVPKTVDTVGEQALFYGETMRYLPNAFTRYRKETIRLVAEMTMGAGALVMIGGTVGVAAFLTLASGGVIAVQGYSSLGNIGIEALTGFLSAFLNVRIVAPVIAGIALAATIGAGATAQLGAMRVAEEIDAVESMAVHAVSYLVSTRLLAGLIAIVPLYSLSVLAAFFAARFTTVFINGQSAGLYDHYFNTFLIPSDLLWSFLQAIVMAIAVMLVHTYYGYNASGGPVGVGIAVGQAVRTSLIVVVTITLFISLAVYGASGNFNLSG from the coding sequence ATGAGTTACGACGCCACGCTCCGATTTCGCCGGCTGTTCCGGGGGGTGCCCAAGACCGTCGACACGGTCGGTGAGCAGGCCCTGTTCTACGGCGAGACCATGCGGTACCTGCCGAACGCCTTCACGCGGTACCGCAAGGAGACGATCCGCCTGGTCGCCGAGATGACGATGGGCGCGGGAGCGCTGGTGATGATCGGCGGCACCGTCGGGGTCGCGGCATTCCTCACGCTGGCCTCCGGCGGCGTCATCGCGGTGCAGGGTTACTCGTCGCTGGGCAACATCGGCATCGAGGCGCTCACGGGCTTCCTGTCGGCGTTCCTCAACGTGCGCATCGTCGCGCCGGTCATCGCGGGGATCGCGCTCGCGGCCACGATCGGCGCCGGCGCCACGGCCCAGCTCGGGGCGATGCGCGTGGCCGAGGAGATCGACGCCGTCGAATCGATGGCCGTGCACGCCGTGTCCTACCTCGTGTCGACGCGGCTGCTGGCCGGCCTCATCGCGATCGTGCCGCTGTACTCGCTGTCGGTGCTCGCGGCGTTCTTCGCGGCGCGGTTCACCACGGTGTTCATCAACGGGCAGTCCGCCGGCCTCTACGACCACTACTTCAACACGTTCCTGATCCCCAGCGACCTGTTGTGGTCGTTCCTGCAGGCCATCGTGATGGCGATCGCCGTCATGCTCGTGCACACCTACTACGGCTACAACGCCTCCGGTGGCCCGGTCGGGGTCGGTATCGCGGTGGGGCAGGCCGTGCGCACCTCGCTGATCGTCGTCGTCACCATCACCCTGTTCATCTCACTCGCCGTCTACGGCGCGTCCGGCAACTTCAACCTCTCGGGGTAG
- the fadD17 gene encoding long-chain-fatty-acid--CoA ligase FadD17 — MTGHAERDTVTALLAPLVDVTDRGVHECDSFVSWSDHLAAGAQVGAALHARLDPHRPPHVGVLLGNTTFFSSVLVAAGLTGLVPVGLNPTRRGEALHRDIVRADCQLVLTDAPELVPAGEVPVIDVESADWAAELEAHRHAPVQFQPVRADDLFMLIFTSGTSGEPKAVRVTHDKVAFPGRMLAERFGLGPSDTAYLSMPLFHSNAIMAGWAVAVAAGASIALRRKFSASGFIEDVRRYGATYANYVGKPLSYILATDPRPDDADNPLKVLYGNEGAARDLQRFAERFGVHVVDGFGSTEGGVAVARTPDTPDGALGPLTDQVAIIDVDTGEPCPPGRVGELVNPTGPGWFRGYYNDPQAEAERMAGGVYHTGDLAYRDENGYVYFAGRLGDWMRVDGENLGTAPIERILVRHPDILEVAVYPVPDPAVGDQVMAAVVPAPGASFDPDAFRDFLAAQTDLGPKQWPSYVRVSAELPRTETFKVIKRQLSAEGTDCTDPVWPIARTGKTA; from the coding sequence ATGACCGGCCACGCCGAACGCGACACGGTGACGGCCCTGCTGGCCCCGCTGGTGGACGTCACCGATCGCGGTGTGCACGAGTGCGATTCATTCGTCAGCTGGTCCGATCACCTCGCCGCGGGAGCCCAGGTGGGTGCGGCGCTGCACGCCCGCCTGGATCCGCACCGTCCCCCGCATGTGGGCGTCCTGCTCGGCAACACCACATTCTTCTCGAGCGTGCTGGTCGCGGCGGGACTGACCGGCCTGGTGCCGGTTGGGCTCAACCCGACCCGTCGCGGCGAGGCGTTGCACCGCGACATCGTGCGGGCCGACTGCCAGCTGGTGCTCACCGACGCCCCCGAGCTCGTACCCGCGGGCGAGGTTCCCGTCATCGACGTCGAATCCGCCGACTGGGCAGCCGAACTCGAGGCCCACCGGCATGCGCCGGTGCAGTTCCAGCCGGTTCGCGCGGACGACCTGTTCATGCTGATCTTCACCTCCGGCACCAGCGGTGAACCCAAGGCCGTACGGGTCACACACGACAAGGTCGCGTTTCCCGGCCGGATGCTGGCCGAGCGGTTCGGACTCGGCCCTTCCGACACCGCATACCTGTCGATGCCGCTTTTCCATTCGAACGCGATCATGGCCGGGTGGGCCGTCGCGGTCGCCGCGGGTGCGTCGATCGCGCTGCGCCGCAAGTTCTCCGCGTCGGGGTTCATCGAGGACGTACGCCGCTACGGCGCCACGTACGCCAACTACGTCGGCAAGCCGCTGTCCTACATCCTGGCCACCGACCCGCGCCCCGACGATGCCGACAACCCGTTGAAGGTCCTGTACGGCAATGAAGGTGCGGCCCGCGACCTGCAGCGGTTCGCCGAACGGTTCGGCGTCCATGTCGTCGACGGTTTCGGGTCCACCGAGGGCGGTGTCGCCGTCGCCCGGACCCCCGACACCCCGGACGGCGCCCTGGGTCCGCTGACCGATCAGGTTGCGATCATCGACGTCGACACCGGCGAACCGTGCCCGCCGGGCCGCGTCGGGGAACTCGTGAATCCCACCGGTCCGGGATGGTTCCGCGGTTACTACAACGATCCGCAGGCCGAAGCCGAGCGCATGGCCGGCGGTGTCTACCACACCGGTGACCTCGCCTATCGCGACGAAAACGGCTACGTCTACTTCGCAGGCCGCCTCGGCGACTGGATGCGCGTGGACGGAGAGAACCTGGGCACCGCGCCCATCGAGCGAATCCTGGTGCGTCATCCCGACATTCTCGAGGTCGCCGTGTACCCCGTCCCGGATCCCGCGGTGGGTGATCAGGTGATGGCCGCGGTGGTGCCGGCACCGGGAGCATCCTTCGACCCCGATGCGTTCCGTGACTTTCTCGCCGCGCAAACCGATCTCGGGCCGAAACAGTGGCCGTCCTACGTTCGGGTGAGCGCCGAACTGCCGCGCACCGAGACGTTCAAGGTGATCAAGCGGCAACTGTCCGCCGAGGGTACCGACTGCACCGATCCGGTGTGGCCGATCGCGCGCACCGGCAAGACTGCGTGA
- a CDS encoding MCE family protein, translating into MRRDRTMLKVSIFTVVMLLVAAGLVVVFGEFRFAAGNTYHATFTEASRLKAGQDVRIAGVPVGTVKSVELNPDNTVDVGFDVNKRYQLYTSSRAVVRYENLVGDRYLEITSGPGELRKLPPGSTIAQQNTQPALDLDALLGGLRPVLKGLDGAKINEVSNAVIELLQGQGGALANMLTSTSAFTQNVAARDQLIGDVITNLNTVLGTVDEKGAQFDASVDELQKLITGLAEGRDPIAGAIPPLASAETDLTEMLEASRRPLQGVIENVRPLAQRMDERKADINKVIEPLAENYLRLNALGAYGSFFNIYYCSIRMKVNGPAGSDILIPFGGPPDPSKGRCSENG; encoded by the coding sequence ATGCGCCGCGACAGAACCATGCTCAAGGTCAGCATCTTCACGGTGGTGATGCTGCTGGTGGCGGCCGGGCTCGTCGTGGTCTTCGGCGAATTCCGCTTCGCCGCGGGCAACACCTACCACGCCACGTTCACCGAGGCCTCGCGGCTGAAGGCCGGTCAGGACGTTCGCATCGCCGGCGTGCCGGTCGGCACCGTCAAGTCCGTCGAACTCAACCCGGACAACACCGTCGACGTCGGGTTCGACGTCAACAAGCGCTACCAGCTCTACACCTCGAGCCGGGCCGTGGTGCGGTACGAGAACCTGGTCGGTGACCGGTACCTGGAGATCACCTCGGGGCCAGGGGAGTTGCGCAAGCTTCCGCCGGGCAGCACCATCGCGCAGCAGAACACCCAGCCCGCATTGGATCTCGACGCGCTGCTGGGCGGGCTCAGACCGGTGCTCAAGGGCCTCGACGGCGCCAAGATCAACGAGGTGTCCAACGCGGTGATCGAGTTGCTGCAGGGCCAGGGCGGCGCACTGGCCAACATGCTCACCAGCACGAGCGCGTTCACCCAGAACGTGGCCGCCCGCGACCAGCTGATCGGCGACGTGATCACCAACCTCAACACCGTCCTGGGCACGGTCGACGAGAAGGGTGCGCAGTTCGACGCCAGCGTCGACGAACTGCAGAAACTGATCACCGGACTGGCCGAGGGGCGAGACCCGATCGCCGGTGCGATACCGCCGCTCGCGTCGGCGGAGACCGACCTGACCGAAATGCTGGAAGCCTCACGTCGGCCGCTGCAGGGCGTGATCGAGAACGTACGGCCGCTCGCGCAACGAATGGACGAACGGAAGGCCGACATCAACAAGGTCATCGAACCGCTCGCCGAGAACTACCTGAGGCTCAACGCCCTCGGGGCCTACGGCTCGTTCTTCAACATCTATTACTGCTCGATCCGGATGAAGGTGAACGGGCCGGCGGGCAGCGACATCCTGATTCCGTTCGGCGGTCCGCCGGACCCGTCCAAGGGGAGGTGTTCGGAGAATGGCTAG
- a CDS encoding helix-turn-helix domain-containing protein, with protein sequence MTYRELAPPPPLRELVECGWQRSGPATPARVLPDGCMDLIRLDGRIVVAGPDTTAYLAAASPDPVCGLRFRPGVLPRLLGVPAAEVRDTRVEVHELRAVPDHGSLETLAIVLAGGPPRTETAPWSLAALRHVTRRFADGAAVDDVADDLGWSGRTLHRHCVSVYGYGPAMLRRILRFRRAVRLLGDGVAPAMVAADSGYADQPHLHREVRALAGVGVRELYRAANRSTEVPSGSSTVA encoded by the coding sequence GTGACCTATCGCGAGCTGGCTCCCCCGCCGCCGCTGCGCGAACTGGTCGAGTGCGGCTGGCAACGCAGCGGACCGGCCACGCCCGCACGTGTGCTGCCCGACGGCTGTATGGACCTGATCCGTCTGGACGGGCGCATCGTCGTCGCGGGCCCCGACACCACCGCATACCTTGCCGCGGCCAGCCCAGACCCCGTGTGCGGGTTGCGTTTCCGGCCCGGTGTGCTCCCCCGTCTGCTCGGTGTGCCGGCTGCCGAAGTGCGCGATACCCGCGTGGAGGTGCACGAGCTGCGGGCCGTGCCCGACCACGGATCACTCGAAACGTTGGCGATCGTGCTCGCGGGTGGCCCGCCGCGGACCGAGACCGCACCGTGGTCGCTGGCCGCGCTGCGCCACGTCACGCGCCGGTTCGCCGACGGCGCCGCGGTCGACGACGTCGCAGACGACCTGGGCTGGTCGGGCCGGACCCTGCACCGCCACTGCGTGAGCGTCTACGGCTACGGCCCGGCCATGCTGCGCCGCATCCTGCGGTTCCGGCGCGCGGTGCGGCTGCTCGGCGACGGCGTCGCCCCGGCGATGGTCGCGGCGGACTCCGGTTACGCCGACCAGCCACATCTGCACCGTGAGGTCCGCGCACTGGCCGGGGTCGGGGTGCGAGAGCTCTACCGCGCGGCGAACAGGTCCACCGAGGTGCCGTCGGGATCCTCGACGGTCGCGTAG
- a CDS encoding acyl-CoA dehydrogenase family protein, protein MRIGYTPEQEELRRELRAYFSKLMTPERMEALNSSEGEMGRGNVYRETVAQMGTDGWLTLSWPEEFGGQARPPMDGLIFTDEAAIAGAPVPFLTINSVAPTIMAFGTEEQKKFFLPKIASGELHFSIGYSEPGAGTDLASLRTTAVRDGDEYVINGQKMWTSLIAYADYVWLAVRTNPEAKKHRGISMLIVPTSAEGFSWTPVHTMSGVDTSATYYQDVRVPVTNLVGEENQGWKLVTNQLNHERVALVSAQPIYVALGGVREWAQNTKDVHGKRLIDSEWVQLNLARVHAKAEVLKLINWELASTDSAPSPADASAAKVYGTELATEAYRLLMEVLGTSATLRGDTRGALLRGRIERFHRSALILTFGGGTNEIQRDIIGMVALGLPRVNR, encoded by the coding sequence ATGCGGATCGGTTACACCCCCGAGCAGGAGGAGTTGCGTCGCGAGCTGCGCGCGTACTTCTCCAAGTTGATGACCCCGGAACGGATGGAGGCGCTGAACTCGTCGGAAGGCGAGATGGGCCGGGGCAACGTGTACCGCGAAACCGTCGCACAGATGGGCACGGACGGCTGGCTCACACTGAGCTGGCCCGAGGAGTTCGGCGGTCAGGCCCGCCCGCCCATGGACGGGCTGATCTTCACCGATGAGGCCGCGATCGCCGGTGCGCCGGTGCCGTTCCTGACCATCAACAGCGTCGCCCCGACGATCATGGCGTTCGGCACCGAGGAGCAGAAGAAGTTCTTCCTGCCCAAGATCGCCTCCGGCGAATTGCACTTCTCCATCGGCTACTCCGAACCCGGCGCGGGCACCGATCTGGCGTCGCTGCGCACCACCGCTGTGCGCGACGGCGACGAGTACGTCATCAACGGCCAGAAGATGTGGACCAGCCTCATCGCCTACGCCGACTACGTGTGGCTGGCGGTGCGCACCAACCCCGAGGCCAAGAAGCACCGCGGGATCTCCATGCTGATCGTGCCCACGTCCGCGGAGGGCTTCTCCTGGACTCCGGTGCACACGATGTCGGGGGTGGACACCAGCGCCACCTACTACCAGGACGTGCGCGTCCCGGTGACCAACCTGGTCGGCGAGGAGAACCAGGGCTGGAAGCTCGTCACCAACCAGCTCAACCACGAGCGGGTCGCGCTCGTATCGGCCCAGCCGATCTACGTCGCGCTGGGCGGTGTGCGGGAATGGGCGCAGAACACCAAGGACGTGCACGGCAAACGCCTGATCGACTCGGAGTGGGTTCAGCTCAACCTGGCCCGCGTGCACGCCAAGGCCGAGGTGCTCAAGCTCATCAACTGGGAGCTGGCCTCCACCGACTCCGCGCCATCGCCCGCCGACGCGTCAGCGGCCAAGGTCTACGGCACCGAGCTGGCGACCGAGGCCTATCGACTGCTCATGGAGGTGCTCGGCACCTCGGCGACGCTGCGTGGGGACACCCGCGGCGCCCTGCTGCGCGGCCGCATCGAGCGGTTCCACCGCTCGGCGCTGATCCTGACCTTCGGCGGCGGCACCAACGAGATCCAACGAGACATCATCGGCATGGTCGCGCTCGGCTTGCCCCGAGTGAACCGGTAA
- a CDS encoding MCE family protein, with translation MSNGNAKRSHVRIAAAVLAAIVLAAVVFTYLSYSAAFTPTDKVTVTAPRAGLVMERDAKVKYRGIQIGKVTDIEYAGREAKLTLSLKRGEMRYIPSNATVRIAGNTIFGAKSVEFLPPEQATDTPLRPGTNVPVGDVQLEVNTLFQTLSDLLNKIDPVSLNGTLTALGEGLRGHGDDLGATLAGLNTLLQQLNPKLPTLQDDFAKAAGVANIYGDAGPDIAEVIGNVPALNRTIVDEQANLNATLLAATGLANNGTATLQPAADDYIAAIQRLRAPLKVAGDYSPEFGCILKGSANAVDRFAPIIGGIRPGLFVASNFLPGAPAYTYPESLPIVNASGGPNCRGLPDVPSKQFGGSWYHTPFLVTDNAYVPFQPNTELQFDAPATLQFLFNGAFAERDDF, from the coding sequence ATGTCGAACGGAAACGCCAAACGCAGCCACGTGAGGATCGCCGCTGCGGTCCTGGCAGCGATCGTGCTCGCAGCCGTCGTCTTCACCTACCTGTCGTACTCGGCCGCGTTCACCCCCACCGACAAGGTCACGGTCACCGCGCCGCGCGCGGGCCTCGTGATGGAACGCGACGCGAAGGTCAAATACCGCGGGATCCAGATCGGCAAGGTGACCGACATCGAGTACGCGGGTCGCGAGGCGAAGCTCACGCTGTCGCTCAAGCGCGGCGAGATGCGGTACATCCCGTCCAACGCGACCGTGCGGATCGCGGGCAACACGATCTTCGGCGCCAAGTCCGTCGAATTCCTGCCGCCCGAGCAGGCCACCGACACGCCGCTGCGCCCTGGCACCAACGTGCCGGTCGGCGACGTGCAGCTCGAGGTCAACACGCTGTTCCAGACGCTGTCGGACCTGCTGAACAAGATCGACCCGGTGAGCCTCAACGGCACGCTGACAGCGCTGGGCGAGGGGCTGCGCGGACACGGCGACGATCTCGGCGCGACGCTGGCCGGGTTGAACACGCTCCTGCAGCAGCTCAATCCCAAGCTGCCCACCCTGCAGGACGACTTCGCCAAGGCGGCAGGCGTCGCCAACATCTACGGCGACGCCGGACCCGACATCGCCGAGGTGATCGGGAACGTGCCCGCGCTGAACCGGACCATCGTCGACGAGCAAGCCAACCTCAATGCCACGCTGCTGGCCGCGACCGGCCTGGCCAACAACGGCACCGCGACGCTGCAGCCAGCCGCCGACGACTACATCGCGGCCATCCAGCGTCTGCGTGCCCCGCTCAAGGTCGCCGGCGACTACTCCCCGGAGTTCGGTTGCATCCTCAAGGGCAGCGCGAACGCGGTCGACCGGTTCGCCCCGATCATCGGTGGTATCCGGCCGGGCCTGTTCGTGGCGTCCAACTTCCTGCCGGGGGCGCCCGCGTACACCTATCCCGAGAGCCTGCCGATCGTGAACGCCTCCGGTGGGCCGAACTGCCGAGGCCTGCCCGATGTGCCGTCCAAGCAGTTCGGTGGCAGTTGGTATCACACGCCGTTCCTGGTCACCGACAACGCCTATGTGCCGTTCCAGCCGAACACCGAATTGCAGTTCGACGCGCCCGCGACGCTGCAGTTCCTGTTCAACGGTGCGTTCGCCGAAAGGGACGACTTCTAG
- a CDS encoding ferredoxin, with amino-acid sequence MRVEVDRDRCEGNAVCVGIAPDLFDLDDDDYAVVKADPVPADQEELAEQSVAECPRAALIRKD; translated from the coding sequence ATGCGAGTCGAAGTTGACCGTGATCGCTGTGAAGGCAATGCGGTGTGCGTGGGAATCGCTCCCGATCTGTTCGATCTCGACGACGATGACTACGCCGTCGTCAAAGCCGACCCGGTGCCCGCAGATCAAGAGGAGCTGGCCGAGCAGTCGGTGGCCGAGTGCCCCCGCGCGGCCCTGATCCGCAAAGACTAG
- a CDS encoding MlaE family ABC transporter permease, whose protein sequence is MIEQLAVPARAVGGFVEMSLDTFAKIFRRPFQLKEFLDQTWMIARVSLVPTLLVAIPFTVLVAFTLNILLREIGAADLSGAGTAFGTITQLGPVVTVLVVAGAGATAICADLGARTIREEIDAMRVLGIDPIQRLVVPRVLASTFVALLLNGLVCAIGLAGGYVFSVFLQGVNPGAFINGLTVLTGLGELVLAEIKALLFGVVAGLVGCYRGLTVKGGPKGVGNAVNETVVYAFICLFVINVIMTAIGVRVLTP, encoded by the coding sequence TTGATCGAACAGCTTGCGGTTCCGGCCCGGGCCGTGGGCGGTTTCGTCGAGATGTCCCTGGACACCTTCGCCAAGATCTTCCGGAGGCCGTTTCAGCTCAAGGAGTTCCTCGACCAGACCTGGATGATCGCCCGCGTCTCGCTGGTGCCCACGCTGCTGGTGGCCATCCCGTTCACCGTGCTGGTCGCGTTCACGCTCAACATCCTGCTGCGTGAGATCGGCGCAGCGGACCTGTCGGGTGCGGGCACGGCCTTCGGCACCATCACGCAGCTCGGTCCGGTGGTCACCGTTCTCGTCGTCGCCGGGGCGGGCGCCACGGCGATCTGCGCCGATCTGGGAGCGCGCACGATCCGCGAGGAGATCGACGCCATGCGGGTGCTCGGCATCGATCCGATCCAGCGGCTCGTGGTGCCCCGCGTGCTGGCGTCGACCTTCGTCGCGCTGTTGCTCAACGGCCTCGTGTGCGCGATCGGACTCGCCGGCGGCTATGTGTTCTCGGTGTTCCTGCAGGGCGTGAACCCCGGCGCCTTCATCAACGGCCTGACCGTGCTCACCGGTCTCGGCGAGCTGGTGCTCGCCGAGATCAAGGCGCTGCTGTTCGGGGTCGTCGCGGGATTGGTGGGCTGCTACCGGGGCCTGACCGTCAAAGGCGGGCCGAAAGGTGTGGGCAATGCCGTCAACGAGACCGTGGTCTACGCGTTCATCTGTCTGTTCGTGATCAATGTGATCATGACCGCAATTGGTGTCAGGGTGCTCACGCCATGA
- a CDS encoding NAD-dependent epimerase/dehydratase family protein translates to MRIAVTGGTGYVGAHTVRGLLEAGHLVRLLVAPGCAEEPVIGKLAEVGELETLVGDIRDADTVNRLLKGCDSVIHAAGVVGTDKSRTQLMWEINAHATEAVLIRAAEAGLDPIVSVSSYSSLFPPPNGVISADTPPVAGRSPYAQTKAHADRAARRLQDTGAPVVVTYPSSVVGPAWFTAPGVTERGWGPIVKARIAPRLRGGMQMIDVRDVADVHVALMKPGRGPHRYVCGGVLVSFNEWIDVLEQGVGRPIRRVPLSPTMFRGIGWISDVLGSVLPLGDGISYEAAMLLTAATPTDDAKTLADLGIPAWRSPQAAVLESFGR, encoded by the coding sequence GTGCGAATTGCAGTGACCGGCGGCACCGGCTACGTGGGTGCCCACACCGTCAGAGGACTGCTCGAGGCCGGCCACCTGGTCCGCCTGCTGGTGGCCCCCGGCTGTGCCGAGGAACCGGTGATCGGCAAGCTCGCCGAGGTCGGCGAACTCGAGACGCTCGTGGGTGACATCCGCGACGCCGACACCGTCAACCGGCTGCTCAAAGGCTGCGATTCGGTGATCCACGCGGCCGGTGTCGTGGGCACCGACAAAAGCCGCACACAACTGATGTGGGAGATCAACGCGCACGCCACCGAGGCCGTGCTGATCCGCGCGGCCGAGGCGGGACTGGACCCCATCGTGTCGGTGAGCAGCTACAGTTCGCTGTTCCCGCCGCCGAACGGGGTGATCTCGGCCGACACCCCGCCGGTGGCAGGGCGCAGCCCGTACGCGCAGACCAAGGCGCACGCGGACCGCGCAGCACGGCGCCTTCAGGACACGGGCGCTCCGGTTGTGGTGACCTACCCGTCGAGCGTGGTCGGCCCGGCGTGGTTCACCGCCCCCGGTGTCACCGAACGCGGCTGGGGCCCGATCGTGAAGGCGCGCATCGCACCGCGGTTGCGTGGCGGGATGCAGATGATCGACGTGCGTGACGTCGCCGATGTGCACGTCGCGTTGATGAAGCCGGGACGTGGCCCGCACCGCTACGTGTGCGGCGGTGTCCTGGTGTCGTTCAACGAGTGGATCGACGTCCTCGAACAGGGCGTCGGCCGGCCGATCCGGCGGGTTCCGTTGTCACCTACGATGTTCCGCGGTATCGGCTGGATCTCCGATGTGCTCGGCAGCGTGCTGCCGCTCGGTGACGGCATCAGTTACGAGGCCGCGATGCTGCTCACCGCGGCGACGCCCACCGACGACGCCAAGACGCTCGCCGATCTCGGGATCCCGGCGTGGCGTTCGCCCCAGGCCGCGGTGCTGGAGTCCTTCGGCCGCTGA